The proteins below are encoded in one region of Helianthus annuus cultivar XRQ/B chromosome 2, HanXRQr2.0-SUNRISE, whole genome shotgun sequence:
- the LOC110893420 gene encoding leucine-rich repeat extensin-like protein 1, giving the protein MPADHQPAPVVPEPVLALDPVPDDAPVIAPPVTDAPIVAPPVAEIPDVAPIPDPMPIFDDLAPFATHIDPRYANTHNGWIEEDDYPPYVIPVTPHTVPVTAPFDIPLFPPHTTDIQRTDLPITFLQDIPPPRPGEGSSRQPFGHTPLMSGYSQFLPQIPYPGFVPPMSSSVPVTSQVPHTTLPFTPTPHTTYPVSAPMGEPFLWSSPHVIPLSDLYHPFHVEYSIEDTLTSLQLQQDALRRHVQELGRAPHPPCHCQTPFAAPHAPFPSLLDSDIRFLPLDQQVAYLLHFAYALEEDLVHLRWLLFSRFPPPPPASS; this is encoded by the coding sequence ATGCCTGCTGATCATCAGCCTGCTCCTGTCGTTCCAGAGCCCGTTCTTGCTCTTGACCCTGTTCCTGATGATGCACCAGTTATTGCACCACCTGTCACTGATGCACCCATCGTTGCACCACCAGTTGCTGAGATCCCAGATGTAGCACCTATACCTGACCCCATGCCGATTTTTGATGACCTTGCACCGTTTGCTACCCATATTGACCCGAGATACGCTAACACCCACAATGGGTGGATCGAGGAGGATGACTACCCTCCGTATGTGATCCCAGTCACTCCCCATACCGTACCTGTTACTGCACCATTCGACATTCCGTTGTTTCCCCCACACACCACAGATATCCAGCGTACCGACCTTCCGATTACCTTTCTCCAGGACATTCCTCCGCCACGACCGGGGGAGGGATCGTCGAGGCAGCCTTTTGGCCACACACCGCTTATGTCAGGATATAGCCAGTTTTTACCGCAGATTCCTTATCCTGGTTTTGTTCCACCCATGTCGTCTTCTGTACCTGTCACGTCTCAAGTTCCCCATACTACTTTACCGTTCACACCTACCCCACACACTACTTATCCAGTTTCGGCTCCGATGGGCGAGCCATTTCTATGGTCATCACCCCATGTTATACCATTATCCGACCTTTATCACCCATTTCACGTCGAATACTCTATAGAGGACACACTCACGTCACTGCAGTTACAGCAGGACGCCCTGAGACGACATGTCCAGGAGTTGGGGAGAGCTCCACATCCTCCATGCCACTGCCAAACTCCGTTTGCAGCACCACACGCTCCTTTTCCATCACTCCTTGATTCAGATATTCGCTTCCTTCCTCTTGACCAGCAGGTTGCTTACCTGTTGCATTTCGCCTATGCTCTCGAGGAGGACTTGGTGCATTTGCGCTGGTTACTTTTCTCTCGCTTTCCACCTCCTCCGCCGGCATcatcataa